One window from the genome of Ovis canadensis isolate MfBH-ARS-UI-01 breed Bighorn chromosome 21, ARS-UI_OviCan_v2, whole genome shotgun sequence encodes:
- the LOC138427261 gene encoding tripartite motif-containing protein 64-like, whose amino-acid sequence MDLDTLQVFQRELTCSICMNWFLDPVTIDCGHSFCRPCLSLCWEEGQTPRSCPECRGLSERPDFKTNIVLKRLASLARQVRADHNHSSEEQICVTHQEAKGLFCEADQTLLCGPCSERSEHAAHSHRPIHRVAEESREKLMKRMRTLWKLREEMKISLNQEANKTQSFENYVALRKAMITVQYQRIPLLLQEDEKLHLEALEQEAKEICQLLKESVFKMTQQGEILREMYRELTEMCHKPDMELLQVRKKGPSSERETLLDELL is encoded by the exons atgGATTTAGACACACTGCAGGTCTTCCAGAGGGAACTCACCTGCTCCATCTGCATGAACTGGTTCCTGGACCCCGTCACCATAGACTGTGGGCACAGCTTCTGCCGTCCCTGTCTGAGCCTTTGCTGGGAAGAAGGCCAGACTCCAAGGAGCTGCCCTGAGTGCAGGGGACTATCAGAGAGGCCCGATTTCAAAACCAATATTGTCCTCAAGAGGCTAGCTTCCCTTGCCAGACAGGTCAGAGCTGACCACAACCACAGCTCTGAGGAGCAGATCTGTGTGACACACCAGGAAGCCAAAGGCCTCTTCTGTGAGGCTGACCAGACCCTGCTCTGTGGGCCCTGCTCTGAACGCTCCGAGCACGCAGCTCACAGCCACAGGCCAATACACAGGGTTGCTGAGGAGTCCCGG GAGAAACTTATGAAGAGAATGAGAACTTTATGGAAActgagagaagaaatgaaaatcagtCTGAATCAGGAAGCTAATAAAACTCAGTCATTTGAG AATTATGTGGCCTTAAGGAAGGCCATGATTACAGTTCAATATCAGAGGATACCTCTGTTGCTTCAAGAGGACGAGAAACTTCATCTGGAGGCCCTGGAGCAAGAAGCCAAGGAGATTTGTCAACTACTCAAGGAGAGTGTGTTCAAAATGACTCAACAGGgagaaattctgagagaaatgtaCAGAGAGCTGACTGAGATGTGCCACAAGCCAGACATGGAACTGCTCCAGGTGAGAAAGAAGGGTCCGTCCTCAGAGAGAGAAACTCTTCTAGACGAGCTGCTGTGA